Genomic window (Kwoniella botswanensis chromosome 1, complete sequence):
GAAGAAACCGGATTTGAAAATTGAGGGTGAGGTGGTAAGGAGGGAGTTGTCGACTAAGCCTGTCAATTGAGGATaagggagaaggggagaaggggagaagaaCGGAGATCAAGGTGTACCTGGAGATAGTCGCCCTTGCGCAATTCAGATGAGAGCAAGTCACCGGAGATTGTCCAGTCATGCAGGAAGGTAGAGGGCCGATCTACCTGAACAAAACGTGGCGAGCTGTTTACTCGTACAGTCGAGGAATATGAAAGAGGCAGGACGTGCGGCGGGGTATATCTTTTGGGTTTGAGTTGGACAGTGGATGAGACAAATAATTGTAGCATATTATATTGGATATCTGAAGGTTTTGGGCATTTCAGCATTTACAAGAACGgatcatacatacatacataatATACACTACGACCAACTCATACTCATATGCACCTTTCATTGGAAGACTGGAGCTCATAACTCGCATGTTCATATCAAAATCGGACTGACAGCATCCATGAACAACTACGAAGCTATATCTTTACACTGACCGTGTCCTTGCTGCTGTCGGTAATTTTCCGTTTTTTACCTATCTTATTCTGATCTTCAGTATCCGAACTTCTCTTGACTCCCTTtttatccttttcattcTGGATCTTATCTTCTGCTGTGACCTTCTTgtcctcattatcatcatctttcttgtCTACCTCTATCAGCgttccctcttcttcctcccgCTCATCGTCATGTGAGGTTTTACTAgctttctttttcttcttgctgtTTTTCGCTTTCACCATTGTATGCTGTACCGTGACATTCCTTTTCTGTTCAAGTCCAAGCGGGATAGTGGATAGGGTGATAGTCAAATAAGGATGATGGGTCATTTTGGGTCTACACATGGTTATTCAGTATGTGCATTGATAGCGGTATAACTCGAAGACTTACCTCAATTTGCCTTTCAAAACCCTCTCCAAGCCATTCATTTCCCCTCCCATTGCCTCTTCGCTCTCAGTCCCAGGATCAGGTACAGGTGGATGATACAAAGCCGACTCGGTATATTGCCATATCCCTTtactcatcctcatcttccccttccccttaGTCTTCGAGTCATTGCTGGACGAACGTAATTGTTCGATATAACTTCGTTTTATTATTTCCACAACGGATATCAAACGAGATATGTTGGTCGTACATGTGAGTAGTGTTGTCGAGTATTTATTCGTGgttgatggtccagcttcagTATTTTTCTGGTTCGGCTGAGGGGGAGGAAGAGTATGTAAGACTAAGGGTGTATGTGGATTAACCTACATCACTTTGTCAGCTACACCTCTTCACCTGACGAGATACGGATATCACTTACATTCAGAAAGTTGATAGCGAAATCCAcgaaagatgatattgaCCCGCCTGAGGTGATTCGCATCTTATATGGTTCATCTGGATTGATTTCGATAGGTTTTGAAGGTCGTTTAGCTGATTGAGCTCGACCCTTGCTGGAAGATCCCTTGTCCTCATTGCGTTCAGAGTCTACCATCATGTACGGACTCTATTtttcgatatcgatgattgCCTAAGGCTCTTGAGCTTGTTTGAGGTCTCGAAGTATCATGAAACTTGTCAACAATTTCTGAACACGAACGACCCAAATTCATTCGATACGAGTATTTTGAGGGAGGACCTCCACCCGTCTCTGCAACTCTTAGGCTCGCCAATAGCGATGAGTGGAACGTGCCTACCCTGGATGATCCGCGCGCGTTGGTGGATGTTCATGGAATTTCAGTTCGATAATCTACATTCCAAAATTACATTACACTACTGGTCTATACATCATATCTTCGCGTTTTCAAGACTTGTCGTCCCTATAGCAGGAATCACGCAAAATGTCGGTAGGTCAAATAGATCCTGGACAAGCAGTCTACGCTCAAGATGAGGTATGTGTCAATTTCAATCCGGGCTCAGCTGTGCCTATCGCACTCACGCAGTctcagctgatcaattgactgattgatgCCAAATAGAATGGAAGACCATTTATCATCGttcggtgagtcagctaaTACCAACACAAGAGCCATAGCTGATTCGCAGTTGATGGTACAGTGaacaagggaagaaagtgCGAACGCATGGATTAGAAGCTATCAGGGTGAGCTTCCACTACCTTGACGTTTCTTCGGATCGACGAGTGTAAgctgacgatgcgatatgtGTCATAGAGTCATATCCTTGCTGCTCGAGCTGGTGAGATTGTTTGAAAGATGACGAAACCTTGGAAGGAGAGGAACAGGAAACGCTGATTCGTATATGATTTTACCGGTGTAGTCacaaatatcatcaaatcttCACTTGGTcctcgaggtgagtcatacgCATACGACCTCTTCATTTCTCCTTGACCCTTTTTGTAAGACGAGGGGTGTACATAGACACTCATAGGAGTCTGACAATTTTCCAATTTCTCATCACATATCAGACTGATCAGTAGGCTAACTGCGTGTTTTGCTTTTTTCCTCCGTAATCCCAACAGGTCTCGACAAAATCCTCATCTCGCCAGACGGAGATATAACAGTCACCAATGACGGTGCTACCATATTGGGTCAGATGGAAGTAGAACATCAGATCGCCAAGTTGTTGGTGGAAGTTTCGAAATCGCAGGATGATGAAATTGGAGATGGTACGACAGGTGTAGTCGGTGAGTGTTCATTTTTTTTGACCATATCAGGCATATCTTTCAATATCAATACAAGTCAATCCAATTATCAGAAACTATCGCTCGGTCTCATCAATGATATAATGGAGCTGATACTTTGATTACGCTCTTAGTCCTTGCCGGCGCCCTTCTCTCATCGGCTTTAGATCTCTTGGATCGAGGTATTCACCCAATCAGGATAGCAGATGGTTATGAGAAAGCCTGTGAAGTCGCTGTGCAAGAGTTGGATCGAGTAGCTGATAAGGTGGGTATCACGTCACTGCTCTTGTAAACTCTGAAAATTGTGGTGTGCTCCATGGGTCATCGagactgatattgattttgATATATCATTTACAGATCGAGTTCAGTAAAGAAGATACTACCAATTTATTGAAAACAGCCAAGACAAGTTTGGGAAGTAAGATGTACGCTCGCTTCCCCTTCTTATCACATCACATAACATAAGGACTGAACTGTACTTTTGTTCGTCATTGTAGTGTTTCAATAGCCCACGACAAATTCGCCAACATCGCTGTCGACGCCGTTCTCTCCGTAGCGGACCTAGCAAGGCGCGATGTCGATTTCGAACTGATCAAAGTCGATGGTAAAGTCGGGGGATCATTGGAAGATACTTCACTGGTGAAAGGTGTCGTAGTTGACAAAGATATGTCGCACCCTCAAATGCCCAGTACGGTCAAAGATGCCAAGATCGCGATATTGACTTGTCCGTTTGAACCTCCTCGACCTAAGACTAAACATAAGTTGGACATTGAGTCTGTGGAGGAGTTCAAGAAACTGAGGGAgtatgagaaagagaagttcCAAGATATGATTAAGATGTGAGTGGGAGTGGTCCTTCAATTTCGTTCAGCGTGGGATTGTGCTATGTAGGTCGGTGGATGAGTTCTGGACTCTGAGAGATGGGACATGCTCCTCAGGAGTATCAACTGGGAAAGGGGCAATCGCAGTGGAGTATGAGCGCGGACAAATCCGGGCCTGGTGGAATATCGGACCAAAGATGGTACATATAGGATCGAGAGCTGACAAGCGTTACTACATAGGGTCAAGGACACTGGAGCCAACCTAGTCATCTGTCAATGGGGTTTCGACGATGAAGCCAACCATTTACTCATGCAGAATGAATTACCAGCTGTCCGATGGGTCGGTGGACCGgagattgaggtgagctgaataCATAGACCCCGTGGAATGCCTGAGCTCATgcttctctcatcttcagctcattGCTATCGCCACCAACGGACGAATTGTACCTCGATTCGAAgatctttcagctgataagCTTGGTCGAGCCGGTCTCGTCAGGGAGCTCACATTCGGTACTACGAGGGATAAGATGCTGGTCATTGAGGAGTGTGCGAATACCAGAGCTGTCACCGTTTTCGTAAGGGGAAGTAACAAGATGGTAAGTCGAGCTGAGCTACCGTCAAGCCACAAATTACCACAGAGCTGTGTGCTGATCAACTTTACTTGTTTTAGATCATCGACGAAGCCAAAAGAGCACTTCACGATGCCATCTGTGTGGTACGAAACCTTGTTAAAGACAACCGAGTAGTATATGGAGGTGGTGCTGCTGAGATCTGCGCTTCCATTGCTGTATCCAAGAAGGCTGATGAAGTGAGTGCAATACGGCCAGTCGTGCAGGTTATATAAGCGCATTATTCCTGATCTTGACTGGACAATTAGATCCCATCGATCGAGCAATACGCTATGAGAGCGTTCTCGAAAGCTCTCGATGCCATCCCTCTCGCCTTGGCCGAAAACTCTGGTTTATCACCTATCGATACCCTGGCAGATGTGAAATCTAGACAGGTCACCGAAGGTAACCCCAGATTAGGTATTGACTGTCTCGgaaaaggagagaatggtgagtgtctGTTGACTCTCCAAGCATAATCGTGATTACTCTTTATTCGAGCATTGCTGATGTTATGCTTTGGCGGGTTGCGTAGATATGAAAACACAACATGTATACGATCCATTGATCTCGAAACGACAACAATTCTTATTAGCTACTCAAGTGGTGAGAATGATTTTAAGAgtggatgatgtgatagGTGAGTAGATTGGGTAGACTGGGTCTCCGGATTTCAGGTTTTTTATCCCCTTCCCGACGTCAGGCCAGTATCGCTAACATATGACGTTTTCTAGATGCATCTGCCTTCAAAGATGAATAAACGAAGAGATGGTTTAGTGTAGGGTAACAGTGTTCAGGTTAATGATCGCAGTTGAATATGAAGTCAtgtcatatatatacattttttttttctttcaaTGCATGCATAAGCTACTCGATATGGGATGCATAACATCATGATTCAGGATCCGATTAGAACCGATTGGGACACCGGTCCGGAGTATGATACGGTGATTTACCCTGAGATTAGGATCACACCCAGAGTGACGTACGGTTATTCCATCATTCGATTCGGACCGTCCAACATTACTGCTCTCTCTCCTCACCGACACAGCGGTATGAGATGGATACCACTGGTACTACCACCACTGATAATCATTTCCATATTCCATGGCCATAGCCGCTTTATTCCTTTTCCGTACCGATAATCTTTTACATTTCCATTTTCCATCCCATAGATCATAATTATTAACTAGtccaacaacaacctcaCTTGTAtctacaacaacaacatcaactcaGTTTAATCCTCACTAGCACACCACACGCACACACAATGGCAGCTCCTCAGACTACACTCGGTGCGGACCTCGAACCACCCACCACTGACCTTATCACCCTCACTCGACATATCCTGTCGAGACAACGGGCATTGGGTGAGGAGGCTTCCGGTGATCTCACCATGCTTCTGATTGCTATCCAGGTGAGTAAGCTCTCACTCCCTTCACTGTTTACTCGTTGAGTGATGAAAGGAGGTATCTGCTGTGGGCATGAAAGGCTAACGTCGTGTGAATAGGTAACTTCCAAATATATCGCATCAAATGTACGAAAAGCCAGACTTATCAACCTAGTTGGTCTTGCCGGTGCATCCAACgttcaaggtgaagatcaaaAGAAACTCGATGTCTTGTCAAATGATATCATGGTGAACGCCCTTTCAGCTTCCGGCAAATGTAGTGTGATGGTTtcagaggaagttgatgaggcTATTATCGTCGGTGGATCAAAAGGTACTTAGTGGGTATCAACGTTTTCTTCACTCCTACCTCCATGCATGTATCTGGCATCTCTGATTCGTCGGTCATATGGTCGCTCAAAGGGATGTGATCTCCAAGCTTACAAATATTCTTCAACCTTACAGCGCCGTCGTTTTCGATCCCCTTGATGGTTCTTCCAACATCGATGCGGGTGTTAATGTCGGTACCATCTTCGGTGTCTACAAGGTCGTGCGTTATTATACAAATTAAACAAATGGTTGTTATAGACGAGGTAGAAGCTGATTAGTGATACTTTTCGCGATTATAGTCAGACCCATCTAAAGCTTCTGTCGCCGACGTTTTGAAACCAGGCAGAGACCTCGTAGCGGCCGGTTACACAATGTACGGTTCGTCATGTAACCTTGTACTTTCCACTGGACAAGGTGTCGATGGATTCACtcttgatgaggtgagtcacccTTACCTAACTTATGACTAGATCACTCAATGGTGCTGTGCTGACCTGTTTTTGTCCTCTCACTTGTGTCATATATAGGCATTGGGAGAGTTCATCCTCACCCACCCAGATATCAAGATCCCCTCTCGAGGTAAAATCTATTCATTCAACGAAGGAAACTCGCTCCACTTCTACGAACCTACGAACAAGTACTTGGAAAGTATCAAATACCCTTCGAACGGTAAACCCTACTCGGCTAGATATATCGGTTCGATGGTCGCAGACGTTCACAGAACGTTATTGTACGGTGGTATCTTTGGTTACCCagatgataagaagagtaaagatggtgagttgttcCACTTTCTTTGAAATTGTATATTCCACGTCCAGTGGTCCAGTGATTCATGATCTTCTATATCTTGGGAGCGTTCACTGACTTTGACCTAAATATTACAGGTAAATTGAGAATGCTCTACGAAGCTTTCCCAATGTCGTTCCTTACCGAACAAGCTGGCGGAGTAGCTACAACCGGAACTCAAAGAATTTTGGATGTCGTTCCTAAGAATATCCACGGTAGATGTCCTGTCTTCCTGGGTTCGAAGGATGATGTAGAGGATTTGAAGAAGTTCTACGCGGCTTGGGACGGTGAGAAGAGATGGTAAATTACGTACACTCGTAGTGGAGAACATTGAAGAAGTGAGAGAAGTAAAGtgaagtgaatgaagaaAAAAGTTATTTGTAGTAGTATAGCTTTGGTGTTCTTGTGAATGTGCTTGTTCCAATTGATTAGTACATATGCATTATTTTATCCTTTATTCCTTCTCCGTTCAGCATAATGCACTGGATAGACTACGTTTAGTCCGATAGTATCGACATCCCACATGGAGATGGAACAATATAGAACTGTAGCCGACGAAGCGTTTCATTAATTCTGCATATCATCTTGCACTACACATCACAATTCGTATTATTCTATCTCTAATCACTCAACAGTATCTTAGAGatcacccatatcatccatatcatccgcATCATTCTCGTTCTCCTGGATGAGCTGAGCGATCTCtctatccctttctctgGCGTCGGCAGCAGTGTCGAGTTCTGTATACGAGAAAGAATGTGATCAGCTCTCCAATAAGACAAATCTCACTGGCGTCGCGTTAGCTGAATATGAACTTACCTTTTCGGTGAGCGTTGGGAGGGTATCTCATTGCCTGTAAGGAGACATAGTCAGCTTCTGTCCAACATAATAAAGATAATCACCAAGAAAGCAAATGAAATGAATTGTTTAGCACTCACTCTAACACTCTCATTGTAAACCTGTGTACAGAAATTAACCCTCTTGTTAAACTGAATAGTGGGTTCATCCGTCTCATAAACATTTTTGATTTGTTTAGAAACGATGAAACCCTTTTCATGATCGATGAAAGCATCAATCACACCATCTTTAATTGCTTTAGCTACTATATATtctgtatcttcttcagaatcCAATTTCAACTTTATACAGATATCCGCTAGGGAGATCCTTGAGTAGGACAAGGTGATAGATCGAAGGGCAGTCTTGATTACGAAATGTCTCAATCGAAGGATAAGGAAATGAGTCGAATCGTTTAAGAATACTTGTTCGTGCGTTTGGAATGCTTTTTCGAATCCTGTTATATCTCCTATTCTGACGGCTGATCAAAATAACAAAACCACCGCGTCAATTGAGATTTGGCTGAACTGGGTCTTTCGGTTGTCGCTATGACAGTATGACTCAGCTTACCTTGAACAATTTGGAAGTAAGGTAATAAAGCTTGTTTCAAGACTGGTTTTCTAAACATGGCTCTATCTGGGATGACACCAGTCAAAAgtacgacgatgatgaagtattTATGGATCTGAGGTTGCAACATTGTCAGCTTATCCACTTACATTTGGTGTAAGCCGATGTAAGCTGCTCCTGACTCACCAGTTGTACAAAACCGGGAGCGACCTCGTCCTTGGGCGCCCTCCTGATAGCAGTCTGCAGATAATTTCTCGCTTGAGCATAATTCAATTGGATAGCTCGTAGTCTACCTGCGTAGAATAACCATCTGACAGTCTGAGCTTGGTTGGCTGCACCGAGGAAAGTGGATTTGGCGATAAGTTTATCGGCTTGGTCGTATTGCTGAGAAGCCAAATAAGATCGCAAGAGCAAGTTGATTACGGTGACCTAGATCATGCAGAGGTATCAGCTATAAGTTGACTTTACCGCGAGACCAGTTCAGATCAGTTGAGGGTTGAGgttcaaactcacctctaatGTCTCGTCTTTCCTCAAAGAAGCTGTTTGTCGGATAGCCAAAAACGATCTATCATGGAACAACAGCGAAATATTAGCTACCGCATTCGGGCAGCGATGATAATGTCTCAATGGGAAACAAAAGAGGGTTGGACTCACGGCTGTAATTCCGCCAATCTACCTTGTAGCTCATAAGATCTAGCCAAGTAGAACCACACTTTCGCGGCAATCTGATCCATCGTTCGTCGATTGAGCGAACTAATAATTTCGGTAGTTTCCAGAGCGAATTCACCAGCCTATACGAAAGATATATCAGTCTAAATGTCCAGCTGCAAATCATCACAGTGAGAGCTGAATTTTAGGAAAAACAcgatactcacctcgactATCTTGCCTGCATCTAGATTGAGGAGAATCAAAAGTAATCTCAAGTAAATGATTCCCTCAGGGATCAAGTCATTTCCACTATTATCCAACGGAGGTGtaaacttcttcttctgtgtAGTAGCAGCAGTATCACCAGCGGTTGTAGTTGAATCGGTAGGATCAACTTCCATTGACTCTTCGctcgaggaagaaggtaaagaagagaatatGGGATTGGCAATTAACGATTGACCCGTTTTAGCTGATTGCACCAAAACCGAAAAGACCATTAGCCTATCTATCTTGTATGTAGATATACAGTTGAAGCAAAAGAGACTGGACTTACATCCTTTAGGGAAAGCTTGATCGAGTACATTCTTCAGCACAGATTtattcaacttcttccttAACGTGGTTAACGTTCGTAAGACCCGGATGGTGAATCTAGGTTCTATAGTCGAGACTGCTCTGCCGATCAATGTGATGTTATTCAATATTTCTATATACAGTGTAAGTGCAAGCAAACAGTCAGTACGTATGCTTCACAAATGGAGAGACACATGGGATCGccgactcaccctcttcaacTGTCAATACTGGTTCTTCAACTACGGGTTTCTCCACTTGAGCAGCggtctcctcttctcccttcttctcatctttggCGGGCTCTTGAAGCTTTGCGGTTGGGTTCTTGGCCATTCTTGATGATGCGATGATTGGCTAGTGGAGTGTCCGATGTTTGGTCTAATCTTTTAACATCGATGGTGTCGAATGTATCAGCAACTTGTTCATCGATGGAAGGAAGTATCGACGCGCAATCTCAAATCACTGCAAGCTGAGACTGACGTCGCATCCATGTTGCCACGTGTCGACATGTGGCACGTCTCACTCTGCTCCATTCACATTCCATGCTTGTTCTCCTTGGAAGATGCAGGCAGTATCATGCTACCAGACTATATCGTAGGTAAATCAACGACAATGTTGTGAGTCCTGTCATATGCATTCCATGTATCGGTCTGTGTTATCACTACTACACTAGCATACGGCTACTATTCCTCCTTATCCTATCCATTCCCTCGATGATCTATCCATACCTTTCCGTCTCAGTCAAATATTGCTCCAACCCATCGCTTAAAGctcctccttgatcttcttagCTTTATCTTGAACCGCATCGGCAAACTGATCCACACCATCTTTGGCTTGTTGTGGGACTTGCTTAGCAGCATCTACAACTTGTTCGTAGATATCTTCAGCCGCATCGGCAGCCTCTGAGGCTTTCTGAGCAGCGAATGAAGAGAGAATGTTGGCTTTGATTTTGAGTTCATCGAGTTTCGTGGGTgccaaagaaggtgaggCGAGTAAGCCGGCAATTCTATGAATTCGTTTCAGAGTGTtagccttcttcttcccttctagCCAACCATGGTGAATGAGCCACTCACCTAGCTTGTTCCTTGGTTAACcaaccttcacctttctcaaTGACTCTCTCCATCGCTTTGACATAGTATTCAGCAGAAGTGTTGGTCTTCTTATCGGCCCCAGTCAAAGTGGCGAGGTATTCTCTGGCTTTACCGAGAACATCAGGTCTCTCAGGGAGAGAAgcggtgaagaagttggaagcGAGAGTATCGAGAGTAAGGACTTTACCGGCAGTCTCAGAAAGGAGACCAGTGATGGATCGGTGGGTTCCACAGTGTTCGTTGAGGAACTATCAGAAGTGCATATATCAGCAATGCATGCGAACGAAGGCGATATTGATGTGGTTTTCGGGAatggatcactcacatcaatgAATTGTTGTTCCGATCTACCAGTAGAATAAGCGATAGGTTCCTTCGATCCCTTAGGGAAGAATTTGATAGTTGGGAAAGATCGGACATCGTATTTGGCAGCGACGGGCTTGTTAGGAGCGGCATCGGCATCCATCTGAGCGACTACACAATCGGATTCAGATAAGAAGGCTTTGGCAACTTTCTCGTAGGCTGGTTTCATGTTTTTACAATGACCGCACTATGTTTATGAGGGTTAGCTTTATATTTCGGCATGTGCAAAATGGATCTGCAGAGCATGATATTGGGGAGATGCAGAAGGTAGTGAAGTGGAATTAAATAATCTGATGTTATTGGACTCACCCAAGGAGCAGTGAAAGCGACCAGGACAttcttatcatcatccaaagcGATATCATCAAAATTGGAAGCATCGAGTTGTACAGCTAcaggaggagggggaggcTTGATCTTTGACTTTACACCAGATTTCTCAGAGACACTATAATCACCGTCGTGGCATTGAATCAGCTACAGCAAACTTTTATCGCAGGTCGTATTGTGTATTGGGATGGATAGACTCACAATCCAGCTAAAGCTTCCAAATCTCTTCCGGAAGAATAATCTTCAGGTGTCAACGAGCCTTTAGGGAACCATTTGAGAGTTGGGAATCCTTTGACATCATATTTTGAACCTAGTTCTCTACCTACGCCATCCGCATCGGTTTTGGCAATTACGACTTTGTCTGATGGGAAGGCATCGGCGAGTTGCTCATACACCGGTGCGAGGTTCTTGCAGTGTCCACACCATGGGGCATAGAATTCTACCAGAGCTGGTCTATCACCTCCTACGTACTGCCGGTGACAGCTCCATCAGcattcagcttgattggTTGATAATCAGATCATCGACTTACTTCTTCAAAATTCT
Coding sequences:
- a CDS encoding T-complex protein 1 subunit epsilon: MSVGQIDPGQAVYAQDENGRPFIIVREQGKKVRTHGLEAIRSHILAARAVTNIIKSSLGPRGLDKILISPDGDITVTNDGATILGQMEVEHQIAKLLVEVSKSQDDEIGDGTTGVVVLAGALLSSALDLLDRGIHPIRIADGYEKACEVAVQELDRVADKIEFSKEDTTNLLKTAKTSLGSKIVSIAHDKFANIAVDAVLSVADLARRDVDFELIKVDGKVGGSLEDTSLVKGVVVDKDMSHPQMPSTVKDAKIAILTCPFEPPRPKTKHKLDIESVEEFKKLREYEKEKFQDMIKMVKDTGANLVICQWGFDDEANHLLMQNELPAVRWVGGPEIELIAIATNGRIVPRFEDLSADKLGRAGLVRELTFGTTRDKMLVIEECANTRAVTVFVRGSNKMIIDEAKRALHDAICVVRNLVKDNRVVYGGGAAEICASIAVSKKADEIPSIEQYAMRAFSKALDAIPLALAENSGLSPIDTLADVKSRQVTEGNPRLGIDCLGKGENDMKTQHVYDPLISKRQQFLLATQVVRMILRVDDVIDASAFKDE
- a CDS encoding protein disulfide-isomerase domain encodes the protein MKFAIPLSLLAFAALASASNVIDLDTKNFEEYVGGDRPALVEFYAPWCGHCKNLAPVYEQLADAFPSDKVVIAKTDADGVGRELGSKYDVKGFPTLKWFPKGSLTPEDYSSGRDLEALAGFVSEKSGVKSKIKPPPPPVAVQLDASNFDDIALDDDKNVLVAFTAPWCGHCKNMKPAYEKVAKAFLSESDCVVAQMDADAAPNKPVAAKYDVRSFPTIKFFPKGSKEPIAYSTGRSEQQFIDFLNEHCGTHRSITGLLSETAGKVLTLDTLASNFFTASLPERPDVLGKAREYLATLTGADKKTNTSAEYYVKAMERVIEKGEGWLTKEQARIAGLLASPSLAPTKLDELKIKANILSSFAAQKASEAADAAEDIYEQVVDAAKQVPQQAKDGVDQFADAVQDKAKKIKEEL